From the Macaca thibetana thibetana isolate TM-01 chromosome 12, ASM2454274v1, whole genome shotgun sequence genome, one window contains:
- the MARCHF7 gene encoding E3 ubiquitin-protein ligase MARCHF7 isoform X5: MIENYDHLTSLVTSTSASASASPFQSAWYSESEITQGARSRSQNQQRDHDSKRPKLSCTNCTTSAGRNVGNGLNTLSDSSWRHSQVPRSSSVVLGSFGTDLMRERRDLERRTDSSISNLMDYSHRSGDFTTSSYVQDRVPSYSQGARPKENSVSTLQLNTSSTNHQLPSEHQTILSSRDSRNSLRSNFSSRESESSRSNAQPGFSYSSSRDETPIISNSERVVSSQRPFQESSDNEGRRTTRRLLSRIASSMSSTFFSRRSSQDSLNTRSLNSENSYVSPRILTASQSRSNVPSTSEVPDNRASEASQGFRFLRRRWGLSSLSHNHSSESDSENFNQESEGRNTGPWLSSSLRNRCTPLFSRRRREGRDESSRISTSDTSSRSHIFRRESNEVVHLEAQNDPLGAAANRPQASAASSSATTGGSTSDSAQGGRNTGIAGILPGSLFRFAVPPALGSNLTDNVMITVDIIPSGWNSADGKSDKTKSAPSRDPERLQKIKESLLLEDSEEEEGDLCRICQMAAASSSNLLIEPCKCTGSLQYVHQECMKKWLQAKINSGSSLEAVTTCELCKEKLELNLEDFDIHELHRAHANEQAEYEFISSGLYLVVLLHLCEQSFSDMMGNTNEPSTRVRFINLARTLQAHMEDLETSEDDSEEDGDHNRTFDIA, from the exons ATGATTGAAAACTATGATCATCTTACGTCTTTAGTGACA TCTACGTCAGCATCAGCATCTGCGTCACCATTTCAATCTGCGTGGTATAGTGAATCTGAGATAACTCAGGGAGCACGCTCAAGATCGCAGAACCAGCAACGGGATCATGATTCAAAAAGACCTAAACTTTCCTGTACAAACTGTACTACCTCAGCTGGGAGAAATGTTGGAAACGGTTTAAACACGTTATCAG attcATCTTGGAGGCATAGTCAAGTTCCTAGATCTTCATCAGTGGTACTTGGATCATTTGGAACAGACTtaatgagagagaggagagatttGGAGAGAAGAACAGATTCCTCTATTAGTAATCTTATGGATTATAGTCACCGAAGTGGTGATTTCACAACTTCATCAT ATGTTCAAGACAGAGTTCCTTCATATTCACAAGGAGCAAGACCAAAAGAAAACTCAGTGAGCACTTTACAGTTGAATACATCATCCACAAACCACCAATTGCCTTCAGAACATCAGACCATACTAAGTTCTAGGGACTCCAGAAATTCTTTAAGATCAAATTTTTCGTCAAGAGAATCAGAATCTTCCCGAAGCAATGCACAGCCTGGATTTTCTTACAGTTCAAGTAGAGATGAAACCCCAATCATAAGCAATTCAGAAAGGGTTGTTTCATCTCAAAGACCATTTCAAGAATCTTCTGACAATGAAGGTAGGCGGACAACCAGGAGATTGCTGTCACGCATAGCTTCTAGCATGTCATCTACTTTTTTTTCACGAAGATCTAGTCAGGATTCCTTGAATACGAGATCATTGAATTCTGAAAATTCTTACGTTTCTCCAAGAATTTTGACAGCTTCACAGTCCCGTAGTAATGTACCATCAACTTCTGAAGTTCCCGATAATAGGGCATCTGAAGCTTCTCAGGGATTTCGATTTCTTAGGCGAAGATGGGGTTTGTCATCTCTTAGCCACAATCATAGCTCTGAGTCAGATTCAGAAAATTTTAACCAAGAATCTGAAGGTAGAAATACAGGACCATGGTTATCTTCCTCACTTAGAAATAGATGCACACCTTTGTTCTCTAGAAGGAGGCGAGAGGGAAGAGATGAATCTTCAAGGATATCTACCTCTGATACATCATCTAGATctcatatttttagaagagaatcAAATGAAGTGGTTCACCTTGAAGCACAGAATGATCCTCTTGGAGCTGCTGCCAACAGACCACAAGCATCTGCAGCATCAAGCAGTGCCACAACAGGTGGCTCTACATCAGATTCGGCTCAAGGTGGAAGAAATACAGGAATAGCAGGGATTCTTCCTGGTTCCTTATTCCGGTTTGCAGTCCCCCCAGCACTTGGGAGTAATTTGACCGACAATGTCATGATCACAGTAGATATTATTCCTTCAGGTTGGAATTCAGCTGATGGTAAAAGTGATAAAACTAAAAGTGCGCCTTCAAGAGATCCAGAAAGATTGCAGAAAATAAAGGAGAG CCTCCTTttagaggactcagaagaagaagaaggtgacTTATGTAGAATTTGTCAAATGGCAGCTGCATCATCATCTAATTTGCTGATAGAGCCATGCAAGTGTACAGGAAGTTTGCAGTATGTCCACCAAGAGTGTATGAAAAAGTGGTTACAGGCCAAAATTAACTCTG GTTCTTCATTAGAAGCTGTAACCACCTGTGAACTATGTAAAGAGAAGCTGGAGCTTAACCTGGAGGATTTTGATATTCATGAACTACATAGAGCTCATGCAAATGAACAA GCTGAGTATGAGTTTATCAGCTCTGGTCTCTACCTAGTGGTGTTACTGCACTTGTGCGAACAAAGCTTTTCTGATATGATGGGAAATACAAATGAACCAAGCACACGTGTCCGA
- the MARCHF7 gene encoding E3 ubiquitin-protein ligase MARCHF7 isoform X3, whose protein sequence is MESKPSRIPRRISVQPSSSLSTRMMSGSRGSSLNDTYHSRDSSFRLDSEYQSTSASASASPFQSAWYSESEITQGARSRSQNQQRDHDSKRPKLSCTNCTTSAGRNVGNGLNTLSDSSWRHSQVPRSSSVVLGSFGTDLMRERRDLERRTDSSISNLMDYSHRSGDFTTSSYVQDRVPSYSQGARPKENSVSTLQLNTSSTNHQLPSEHQTILSSRDSRNSLRSNFSSRESESSRSNAQPGFSYSSSRDETPIISNSERVVSSQRPFQESSDNEGRRTTRRLLSRIASSMSSTFFSRRSSQDSLNTRSLNSENSYVSPRILTASQSRSNVPSTSEVPDNRASEASQGFRFLRRRWGLSSLSHNHSSESDSENFNQESEGRNTGPWLSSSLRNRCTPLFSRRRREGRDESSRISTSDTSSRSHIFRRESNEVVHLEAQNDPLGAAANRPQASAASSSATTGGSTSDSAQGGRNTGIAGILPGSLFRFAVPPALGSNLTDNVMITVDIIPSGWNSADGKSDKTKSAPSRDPERLQKIKESLLLEDSEEEEGDLCRICQMAAASSSNLLIEPCKCTGSLQYVHQECMKKWLQAKINSGSSLEAVTTCELCKEKLELNLEDFDIHELHRAHANEQAEYEFISSGLYLVVLLHLCEQSFSDMMGNTNEPSTRVRFINLARTLQAHMEDLETSEDDSEEDGDHNRTFDIA, encoded by the exons ATGGAGTCTAAACCTTCAAGGATTCCAAGAAGAATTTCTGTTCAACCCTCCAGCTCCTTAAGCACTAGGATGATGTCTGGAAGTAGAGGAAGTAGTTTAAATGATACCTATCACTCAAGAGACTCTTCATTTAGATTGGATTCTGAATATcag TCTACGTCAGCATCAGCATCTGCGTCACCATTTCAATCTGCGTGGTATAGTGAATCTGAGATAACTCAGGGAGCACGCTCAAGATCGCAGAACCAGCAACGGGATCATGATTCAAAAAGACCTAAACTTTCCTGTACAAACTGTACTACCTCAGCTGGGAGAAATGTTGGAAACGGTTTAAACACGTTATCAG attcATCTTGGAGGCATAGTCAAGTTCCTAGATCTTCATCAGTGGTACTTGGATCATTTGGAACAGACTtaatgagagagaggagagatttGGAGAGAAGAACAGATTCCTCTATTAGTAATCTTATGGATTATAGTCACCGAAGTGGTGATTTCACAACTTCATCAT ATGTTCAAGACAGAGTTCCTTCATATTCACAAGGAGCAAGACCAAAAGAAAACTCAGTGAGCACTTTACAGTTGAATACATCATCCACAAACCACCAATTGCCTTCAGAACATCAGACCATACTAAGTTCTAGGGACTCCAGAAATTCTTTAAGATCAAATTTTTCGTCAAGAGAATCAGAATCTTCCCGAAGCAATGCACAGCCTGGATTTTCTTACAGTTCAAGTAGAGATGAAACCCCAATCATAAGCAATTCAGAAAGGGTTGTTTCATCTCAAAGACCATTTCAAGAATCTTCTGACAATGAAGGTAGGCGGACAACCAGGAGATTGCTGTCACGCATAGCTTCTAGCATGTCATCTACTTTTTTTTCACGAAGATCTAGTCAGGATTCCTTGAATACGAGATCATTGAATTCTGAAAATTCTTACGTTTCTCCAAGAATTTTGACAGCTTCACAGTCCCGTAGTAATGTACCATCAACTTCTGAAGTTCCCGATAATAGGGCATCTGAAGCTTCTCAGGGATTTCGATTTCTTAGGCGAAGATGGGGTTTGTCATCTCTTAGCCACAATCATAGCTCTGAGTCAGATTCAGAAAATTTTAACCAAGAATCTGAAGGTAGAAATACAGGACCATGGTTATCTTCCTCACTTAGAAATAGATGCACACCTTTGTTCTCTAGAAGGAGGCGAGAGGGAAGAGATGAATCTTCAAGGATATCTACCTCTGATACATCATCTAGATctcatatttttagaagagaatcAAATGAAGTGGTTCACCTTGAAGCACAGAATGATCCTCTTGGAGCTGCTGCCAACAGACCACAAGCATCTGCAGCATCAAGCAGTGCCACAACAGGTGGCTCTACATCAGATTCGGCTCAAGGTGGAAGAAATACAGGAATAGCAGGGATTCTTCCTGGTTCCTTATTCCGGTTTGCAGTCCCCCCAGCACTTGGGAGTAATTTGACCGACAATGTCATGATCACAGTAGATATTATTCCTTCAGGTTGGAATTCAGCTGATGGTAAAAGTGATAAAACTAAAAGTGCGCCTTCAAGAGATCCAGAAAGATTGCAGAAAATAAAGGAGAG CCTCCTTttagaggactcagaagaagaagaaggtgacTTATGTAGAATTTGTCAAATGGCAGCTGCATCATCATCTAATTTGCTGATAGAGCCATGCAAGTGTACAGGAAGTTTGCAGTATGTCCACCAAGAGTGTATGAAAAAGTGGTTACAGGCCAAAATTAACTCTG GTTCTTCATTAGAAGCTGTAACCACCTGTGAACTATGTAAAGAGAAGCTGGAGCTTAACCTGGAGGATTTTGATATTCATGAACTACATAGAGCTCATGCAAATGAACAA GCTGAGTATGAGTTTATCAGCTCTGGTCTCTACCTAGTGGTGTTACTGCACTTGTGCGAACAAAGCTTTTCTGATATGATGGGAAATACAAATGAACCAAGCACACGTGTCCGA
- the MARCHF7 gene encoding E3 ubiquitin-protein ligase MARCHF7 isoform X6 codes for MESKPSRIPRRISVQPSSSLSTRMMSGSRGSSLNDTYHSRDSSFRLDSEYQSTSASASASPFQSAWYSESEITQGARSRSQNQQRDHDSKRPKLSCTNCTTSAGRNVGNGLNTLSDVQDRVPSYSQGARPKENSVSTLQLNTSSTNHQLPSEHQTILSSRDSRNSLRSNFSSRESESSRSNAQPGFSYSSSRDETPIISNSERVVSSQRPFQESSDNEGRRTTRRLLSRIASSMSSTFFSRRSSQDSLNTRSLNSENSYVSPRILTASQSRSNVPSTSEVPDNRASEASQGFRFLRRRWGLSSLSHNHSSESDSENFNQESEGRNTGPWLSSSLRNRCTPLFSRRRREGRDESSRISTSDTSSRSHIFRRESNEVVHLEAQNDPLGAAANRPQASAASSSATTGGSTSDSAQGGRNTGIAGILPGSLFRFAVPPALGSNLTDNVMITVDIIPSGWNSADGKSDKTKSAPSRDPERLQKIKESLLLEDSEEEEGDLCRICQMAAASSSNLLIEPCKCTGSLQYVHQECMKKWLQAKINSGSSLEAVTTCELCKEKLELNLEDFDIHELHRAHANEQAEYEFISSGLYLVVLLHLCEQSFSDMMGNTNEPSTRVRFINLARTLQAHMEDLETSEDDSEEDGDHNRTFDIA; via the exons ATGGAGTCTAAACCTTCAAGGATTCCAAGAAGAATTTCTGTTCAACCCTCCAGCTCCTTAAGCACTAGGATGATGTCTGGAAGTAGAGGAAGTAGTTTAAATGATACCTATCACTCAAGAGACTCTTCATTTAGATTGGATTCTGAATATcag TCTACGTCAGCATCAGCATCTGCGTCACCATTTCAATCTGCGTGGTATAGTGAATCTGAGATAACTCAGGGAGCACGCTCAAGATCGCAGAACCAGCAACGGGATCATGATTCAAAAAGACCTAAACTTTCCTGTACAAACTGTACTACCTCAGCTGGGAGAAATGTTGGAAACGGTTTAAACACGTTATCAG ATGTTCAAGACAGAGTTCCTTCATATTCACAAGGAGCAAGACCAAAAGAAAACTCAGTGAGCACTTTACAGTTGAATACATCATCCACAAACCACCAATTGCCTTCAGAACATCAGACCATACTAAGTTCTAGGGACTCCAGAAATTCTTTAAGATCAAATTTTTCGTCAAGAGAATCAGAATCTTCCCGAAGCAATGCACAGCCTGGATTTTCTTACAGTTCAAGTAGAGATGAAACCCCAATCATAAGCAATTCAGAAAGGGTTGTTTCATCTCAAAGACCATTTCAAGAATCTTCTGACAATGAAGGTAGGCGGACAACCAGGAGATTGCTGTCACGCATAGCTTCTAGCATGTCATCTACTTTTTTTTCACGAAGATCTAGTCAGGATTCCTTGAATACGAGATCATTGAATTCTGAAAATTCTTACGTTTCTCCAAGAATTTTGACAGCTTCACAGTCCCGTAGTAATGTACCATCAACTTCTGAAGTTCCCGATAATAGGGCATCTGAAGCTTCTCAGGGATTTCGATTTCTTAGGCGAAGATGGGGTTTGTCATCTCTTAGCCACAATCATAGCTCTGAGTCAGATTCAGAAAATTTTAACCAAGAATCTGAAGGTAGAAATACAGGACCATGGTTATCTTCCTCACTTAGAAATAGATGCACACCTTTGTTCTCTAGAAGGAGGCGAGAGGGAAGAGATGAATCTTCAAGGATATCTACCTCTGATACATCATCTAGATctcatatttttagaagagaatcAAATGAAGTGGTTCACCTTGAAGCACAGAATGATCCTCTTGGAGCTGCTGCCAACAGACCACAAGCATCTGCAGCATCAAGCAGTGCCACAACAGGTGGCTCTACATCAGATTCGGCTCAAGGTGGAAGAAATACAGGAATAGCAGGGATTCTTCCTGGTTCCTTATTCCGGTTTGCAGTCCCCCCAGCACTTGGGAGTAATTTGACCGACAATGTCATGATCACAGTAGATATTATTCCTTCAGGTTGGAATTCAGCTGATGGTAAAAGTGATAAAACTAAAAGTGCGCCTTCAAGAGATCCAGAAAGATTGCAGAAAATAAAGGAGAG CCTCCTTttagaggactcagaagaagaagaaggtgacTTATGTAGAATTTGTCAAATGGCAGCTGCATCATCATCTAATTTGCTGATAGAGCCATGCAAGTGTACAGGAAGTTTGCAGTATGTCCACCAAGAGTGTATGAAAAAGTGGTTACAGGCCAAAATTAACTCTG GTTCTTCATTAGAAGCTGTAACCACCTGTGAACTATGTAAAGAGAAGCTGGAGCTTAACCTGGAGGATTTTGATATTCATGAACTACATAGAGCTCATGCAAATGAACAA GCTGAGTATGAGTTTATCAGCTCTGGTCTCTACCTAGTGGTGTTACTGCACTTGTGCGAACAAAGCTTTTCTGATATGATGGGAAATACAAATGAACCAAGCACACGTGTCCGA